TTTGTTTAATTCCTTATTATCTTAGTCTTTCACAGGCAATACCATCCTTGTCACGGTCTAACTTATGGGGGGCGCCAGGGAAAGCATCTAGCACTCTTTGAGCTTCCTTCTGGGTTTTAAAGTCCTTACAATCACAGTCCGTACGCACACAGGCAGGTAATGGTGGTTGATTAGTGGGTTTTGGTTTTTCATTTGCGGACACGGGAAGATTGACCATTAATACCAACAAACAGACAACAATAATTTTAATCATTTTAATTCCTTAGTTAACTAGCTTCAATATAATCAGTTAAGGACAGTGGTAAAGGTACGGGTAAACCTTCCTCTCGCAGTCCTTCGAGGTGAAAGGAGATTGCTTCTGTCATTTCTTTTTTTACCTCCTCAATGGTATAACCAGTAGCTACACAGCCCGGCAAATCAGGGCAGTAGGCTGAATAGTTAGATGGTGCTTTTTCGATCACAATGGCATAACGCATAAAATTAACTCCTTTATTTCATTTGTGCTTGTTTAAAAATACTATTAGCCGTGCCGGACGCTAAATCATCAGATAATTTACCCGCTATTGTCACTAATCCTTTTTTTTCACCATGCTTATATTGTCGATGACTACCTTTAGTTCTGACTAAATACCAACCATCTTTTTCGATGATTTTAATAATTTCTTTTACTTTCATCCTTACTACTTGTTAGCTAATGTCTGCTGTAATATCTGATTACCCCTATCATCTAATTGCTGTAAATGTTGGTCAAGTATCTTCATAGCTAGAATAGAGGGCATAGTGCGATGGTTTTCCCACCTATTGAGGGAGCTAAAGGACACCCCCAATTCACTAGCAAACTTTTCTTGGGATAACTTTAGTTCTAGTCTTAATGCCTTGATGACATCGCCGATAATTGGTTGTTGTAGTTGTTCTAGGCTCATCTGTTGCTCCATGTGATTAGTGATTTTATCCTTTGTGCTGATTTTTGCTCTGGTGTTAAATCCCAAATTGATGATTTACCATACTCTTCAGCATCATATAGTCCATTTTCCCAATAGCCGTACATAGGATTAGGAATAGTGATATAGGCTGGTTGATAGCCATTTGCAGTGATGATTAACCTACCCTGTTGTGCTTGGGTATCATCCACAAACTTATTCCTGACCTGATTATCATTCTTATCTATTTCAGAGTTGCCAAGCCTTTCCCTGATAGCCAAAATTAAAGCCATCTGGATGGAAAATTTCAGCCAAGATTTCCAAAGAATCAACTAAACGAGGACCCGGACGGTTAAAATAAGCATTCCCATCAGTGATGAAGACTTTCCCCTGCTTAACTGCTTGTAAATTGTTCCAGTCAGGGTGTCTGGTCAACATTTGAGATTCCTGACGAGTCCTCTCTAAATCAAAGCCACAGGGCATGATAATAATTACTTCAGGGTCTGCTTGAGATAAGGTATCCCAAGTTAGATAAGGTGAATGTTC
Above is a window of Cyanobacterium sp. T60_A2020_053 DNA encoding:
- a CDS encoding helix-turn-helix transcriptional regulator produces the protein MSLEQLQQPIIGDVIKALRLELKLSQEKFASELGVSFSSLNRWENHRTMPSILAMKILDQHLQQLDDRGNQILQQTLANK
- a CDS encoding type II toxin-antitoxin system HicA family toxin — encoded protein: MKVKEIIKIIEKDGWYLVRTKGSHRQYKHGEKKGLVTIAGKLSDDLASGTANSIFKQAQMK
- a CDS encoding excalibur calcium-binding domain-containing protein, translated to MVNLPVSANEKPKPTNQPPLPACVRTDCDCKDFKTQKEAQRVLDAFPGAPHKLDRDKDGIACERLR
- a CDS encoding type II toxin-antitoxin system HicB family antitoxin, translating into MRYAIVIEKAPSNYSAYCPDLPGCVATGYTIEEVKKEMTEAISFHLEGLREEGLPVPLPLSLTDYIEAS